Below is a genomic region from Spirochaetota bacterium.
TCGCCGACCGCATTGCGGTCATGAAGGACGGCAGGATCTCCGCCCTCGGCACGCCAAGCGAACTATACCGCACGCCGCCCGATCGGTTCTGCGCGGAATTCCTCGGTGAAGCGAACATACTCGATGCATCGGTAGTGACGGCGGATGCGAAGGCGATGACCGTATCCACCGGTGCGGGAACACTGTCTGCAGCGGCGCGTTCTTCTTATTCTGCGGGAGATGCCGTACACTGTCTTATTCGTCCCGAACATATACGGACGAACGACATCGGCGGTGCGAACCGCATCGACTGCGAGGTTATCGCGACGGCATTCAGCGGACCGACGATCACCGTTCATCTGCAGGCGGCAGCGCAGCGATTCAAAGCCGTGCTCATCAATCGCGATGCGTATGCCCTTACCGCAGGTATGCGCGCTTCCTTCTTCATACATCCGGACGATATTATTCTCCTCGCCGAAAAAAAAGAGCGGTGATATGAACAAGACACGCTACATCATCCTTATCCTGATAGCCGCTTTCCTCGGCGTATTCCTTTTGTGGCCGCTCGTTACCGTTTTTCAGAAAGCGTTCGTCGACGGCAAGGGATTCACGCTTTTCTACTTCGCAGAGCTTATCACGGTGTGGCCGCGCATGCGCGCCGTGTTCACGAGCGTAGAGATTGCGCTCCTCGTTACCGCATGTTCGATGCTGATATCCTTCCCGCTCGCATTCCTCGTTTCGCGGCGCTCGTTCATCGGGCGAAGCCTCGTGTCCGCTCTTGTGCTCATACCGATCATATTGCCGCCGTTCGTCGGCGCTGTGGGTATGAAGCTGATCTTCGCACGTTTCGGCGCACTCACGGCGCTCCTTATGAAGCTCAATATTGTGCAGGGGCCCATTGACTGGCTCGGCGCATTCCCGCTCTTGGGCGTTGTGCTCATGGAATCGCTGCACCTTTTCCCGATACTGTTTCTCAATATGACAGCGGCGTTCTCCACTATCGATCCTACGCTCGAGGAAAGCGCGGCGAACATGGGCGCCGGACCGCTTTCGGTGTTCCGCCGGGTCACGCTCCCGCTCGCAGCGCCGGGGCTTTTCGCGGGGACCATACTCGTCTTCATTTGGTCATTCACTGAGCTTGGGACTCCGCTCGTGTTCGGCATGCGCGGCGTTCTCCCGGTGATGATATACGACAGCGTAAGCGAGATAGGGACGAATCCGCTGGGATATGCGGAGGTCGTCGTGCTCCTCGCTGTTGCCATCGGCGGATTTTTATTGAGCAAGGCGGTCGCGGGGGGGACAGTCGATACGTTCGGGCGCATCAGCGTTTCGCGGAAGGAACAACCGCTTTCGCGCATCGGTACGGTCGCGGCATGGGCTTTTCTTGGTGTGATACTTATCATTGCGCTGCTTCCCCATATCAGCGTCGTCCTGCTGTCGATAAGTTCCCGTTGGTTCCTGACGGTAGTGCCGAGCGGGTTTACTTTTGACCATATCAGAACGGCGATGACATCACCCCTTGCCGTAAGCGCCATGAAGAACAGCTTCATGCTCTCCATCGCGGCAACGGCAGTGATCAGCATCATGGGATTTCTCATCGCGTGGCTCAATGTGCGTGCACGGGCGAAAGGCGCTGCAGTGATCGATGCGATAGCGATGATACCGCTTGCCGCGCCGGGCATTGTGCTTGCGTTCGGTTATCTCGGCAGTTTTTCCGGATGGAAGATCATCGACCCGCGGGTGAACCCGATGATACTGCTCGCGATAAGTTATGCGATACGGCGTCTGCCGTTCATGGTGCGCTCCGCGCATGCGGGGCTCTCGCAGACAAGCCGCACGTACGAGGAAGCCGCGGCCAATCTCGGTGCGCCTCCCTGGCGCGTGATACGCCGCGTGACGATACCGCTCATCTTCGCGAACCTTCTTGCGGGCGGCATACTCTGCTTCGCGTTCTCCATGCTCGAGGTGTCCGACAGCATGATACTCGCGCAATCGGAGCAGTACTATCCCATCACGAAAGCGATCTATGCGCTGAGCGACGGACTTGAGCACGGGGTGAATGTTGCTTCCGCGCTCGGCGTCTGGGCGATGGGGCTCCTCGCATCGGCGATGCTTCTGACGGCGGTGCTGCTCGGTAAGAAAATGGGACAGATGTTCCGTGCCGGTTAACGCGCGCGAAGGTATTTACTGAGAGGTTACAGCGTACAGGAAACACCCGCTATCGAATACCCGCCGGCCACCGCGGTGAGCAATATCCGCGCCCCGGGTTTGTACGAATATCCCTCCAAGTTCCCTTTGCGCAGGCGGTCGAGCGTTACGGGAATGCTCGCGCATGACATATTGCCGAGCGTGTTGATGACAGAGGGCATCTTCGTTTCGGGGATGGCCATTTTTTTCGCAAGCTCGCTCATGATGCGCCCGTTCGCCTGATGCGGTATGATGAAATCATAGTCGTTGAGCGTGCGATCTGACCGTGCTGCCGCAGCGGTAGCGGCGTCGAACATGGCGTTCACCGCATTGCGCTGTACGAGCGGACCGCCGCCCATGATAATTCGGCTTCCGCTCCGCATGGTGATATGCTCGGCTGAATATCTCGCCTGCGAGAATACGCCGTCGATGCCGGGCTTCTCCGAACGCGTGAGTATGCATGCCCCCGCTCCGTCACCGAAGAGTATCGCCGTTGTCGGATCGTCGAAGTCGAGAATGTTCGATATGAATTCCGATGACACCACGAGCACGGTGCGGTATATACCGGCGCGTATCTTCGCATACGCGTCGATGAGCGCATCAAGGAAGCCGCTGCAGGCAGTGTTGATGGTGATGCCCCCGGCCTTCGGGATGGAGAGCAGGTTCGTGAGCGTGCAGGCGGGGTTCGGTATGAGCGTACGAGCGGTGAACGTAGCGGCGATGACATAGTCGATCGCATCAGTGCCTATGACGGCATCCTTTATCGCTTCACGCGCGGCATGCGCCGCCATCGTTTCCACTTCAGCATATTCCGGGAGCGCATCGTCCGCCGTGATATGGCGGCGCGATACGATGCCGGTAACGCGCTCTACCCAGAGATCGAATAGTTCCGCTTCGCTCATTGACTCATACGGAATATCCCTTTTCTTACAGAATTCACGTATGCGTGCAATATCGACATTGCGTACGCGGGAATAGAGCTCGGCATTCGGTATGGCCTTTTTCGGAAGGAACGATCCCGTTCCGGCGATAGCGACATTGAACGTCATGCGTGCGCTTCCTTGTGAGGGTGAAGATGCCGAGATCCTGTCACCGTCAATGACTTCGTACACCGTGGCTCCTTGGTCCTGCCGTGATCTTCGGGTGCAATGGTAGCATGCGAAAGGCGATTGTACATAGTGTGAACACACTATTTTCGTGCAGCGGCAATAACTAGTTATAACATACTAGACCGTGCATGCTATGAAAGCAGGTTCATGAGGTCGACGCGGCTCTTCGCTTTCGTCTTCTGATATATGTTCGCAATGTGATTATTGACGGTGTTCGGCGAGATCGAAAGGAGATCGCTTATATTTTTGTTCGTCCGCCCCTCGATAAGGAGATCGATGATATCCTCTTCACGCTTGGTGATATGGTGCGCCTTGAGGAAATCATGGATGATGCGGCGGTTCTTCGGTTTTGAGAGATAATAGATGAGGTATATCACGAGCGTCAGATTCCACCACAGATGATAGAGCGGCATCGAGAGCATGCCGAAGGGGTAGCGCATCGTTTCAGCACCGAAGAGGTTATCGAAGAATGAATTGAGCACGATGAGCGGGAAGAACACCGCGGATAGCAGCATGAACACGCGCACCGCGTTCTTCGTCGTACGTTCCTGTATGTTCTTGAGCGAATGGAGACTGATGACGATGCAGAATATCACGTCGGCGAAGAATATGGCGTTGAGTATGCTGAAGAACACGATGTCGTAGTGCATGACAAGATAGAGCACCGTAAGCACGATATACACGGCGTCGACGGAGATAACGATGATGTTCTCACGCATGCCCCAGGGTCGATGTATCATATGGAACACGGTGAACGGGATGATGTAGATGAGGAACACCATGTTCGCGAACGATATGGCGGTGATGACCATAATGACGATATCGTTGACGTGAAAGAAGCTTATGTCGTTGTACAGGCGCAGCGCATAGAGGAACAGAAGGAATTGGATGGCCGATTGGAAAATGATGTAGTATTTGAACCAGCCGATGCGCTCGCGGATATAGAAGAGTATGGACAGGGCAATTGCGGAAAACCCGACGGCGAACGTGAGTATGTACAGAAGGAAAACGATATGTTTCATGCGCTGGACCGCGGTTTCAGGATGAATTCCATTTTCTATGAATTTAAGAATATGTCAAATCACTACCCGAGACTGTCGCGAAAATGCTATGTGCCCATAACGAAGAATAACGAACATCAAAATTTCATCAGAATCGATGAGAACAGCGGGTTGCAACCCGCTGTTCTCTATTTTCGCAGCAGCCACTACCCGCGATAGCTGCCCGGATATACCGCCTTCGGCTATTGACGATGCCGGACTATGAAATATACTGTCGCATATTCCTCTCAATGAAGGAGCATCCGTGAGTTACGAAGCGGTCATCGGACTTGAAGTACATGTGCAGCTGAACACGAAGTCAAAAATATTCTGCGGCTGCAGCACGGCATTCGGCGCCCCGCCGAACACGAACACCTGCCCTGTCTGTCAGGGGCACCCCGGCGTGCTCCCCGTCCTTAATGAAGCGGTGCTCACCAAAGCGATGAAAGCGGCGCTTGCGCTCGAGTGCGCGGTCGCGGAAGAGACGCGCTTTGACCGAAAGCATTATTTTTATCCCGACCTGCCCAAGGCGTATCAGATATCGCAGTTCGACCATCCTCTCTGCAAAAAAGGGAAAGTGCATATCAAGGTCGCCGAAGCCGACGGATCGTACGAGAAGGATATCGGCATTACGCGGATACATATGGAAGAGGATGCGGGCAAGCTTGTTCATTCGGAGGACGGCCGCCCGGTCAGTTTCGTTGACTTGAACCGTGCGGGTACACCGCTCATAGAGATCGTGAGCGAGCCGGACATGCACACGCCGGAAGAGGCGTATCACTATCTCACCGAATTGAAAAAGATACTGCTCTACATCGACGTGAGCGACTGTAATATGGAAGAAGGATCGCTGCGATGCGATGCGAACGTGTCCGTGCGCCCGAAAGGGGAAACGAAGCTCGGGACGAAAGCCGAGATAAAGAACATGAATTCATTCAAGAACGTGCGCGATGCGCTCACGTATGAGATAAAACGTCAGATAAAGGCCGTTGAAAAAGGCGAACGTATCGTACAGGAGACAAGGCTCTGGGATGCGAACAAGGGCGAGACACGTTCGATGCGCTCGAAGGAAGAAGCGCATGATTACCGCTACTTTCCCGACCCCGATCTCTCGCCGCAGACGATAACCGCATCGATGGTGGAAGCGGTGCGGACCACGCTCCCCGAGCTACCTCTGGCAAAGGCGGCGCGTTTTAAGAGCGCGTACGGTCTATCGGACGTTGATATCGGTGTGCTCACGGATGGTCGCGCCATGGCGGAATATTATGAGAACGCAGTGCACGCATACCCGAAGCAGCCGAAGAAGATCGCCAACTGGGTCATGGTGGAAGTGAACGCTATTCTCAACGAACGGGGAATAGCGGTAGGCGATCTCATCGTGAAGCCCGAGGACATCGGCGGCATCATTCGTCTCATTGATGAAGGCGTGATAAGCGGAAAAACAGCCAAGGATGTGTTCAGCGAAATGATAAAGACCGGCGAAACGCCGGGTGCCATTGTCGACCGCAAGGGACTTACGCAGGTAAGCGATACCGGCGCGCTTGAAGTCATTATTAGAAAGGTGATCACTGATAACCCGAACGTAGTCGAGGAATACAAAAGCGGAAAAGAGAAAAGTTTCGGCTTCCTTGTCGGCCAGGCGATGAAGGCGACGAAGGGACAGGGGAATCCGCAGACGATCAATGAGCTGTTGAAAAAGCTTCTCACATAGCGACCACCGCGAAAATCGAGAACAAGGGGACATGACCCCTTGTTCCCTTCGACAAAGTGCATGACATACAGATCGTATGAGTGTTGATGAAAATGACCGGTATTTTCGCGGAAATCTTCGTAAAGCAATTTGCGTTTTGATGTGAATAGCGATAGAATACCAAGCGAGTAGTAATTAATGGGCACGTTCACATTCACAGAAACTCCGCTTCCCGGGGCGTATATGATCGTTACAAAAGCGTTCGGCGATACGCGCGGAAGTTTCCGCATGACGTACGTTAAGGAAGATTTTGCGGTATGCGGAATAGCATCCGAGTATGTGCAGACGAATATCTCCGTATCAAAGCCGAAGCATACCATACGCGGCATGCATTTTCAGCTCGGCGATGCGGCACAGGATAAGCTAGTCCGCTGCCTCGTCGGATCGATACTCGATGTCATCATCGATATACGCCCGACCTCGGCTACGTACGGGAGAACGTTCTCGGTAACGCTCACCGATGCGAATGAAACGATGCTTTTTGTACCGAAGGGGTTCGCGCACGGCTTCTGCACTCTTGTCGATGATACGCAGGTGATGTATCAGGTGTCAGCGGCGTATACGCCTTCTGCCGAGGGCGGCATTCGATGGGACGAT
It encodes:
- a CDS encoding helix-turn-helix transcriptional regulator; this translates as MKHIVFLLYILTFAVGFSAIALSILFYIRERIGWFKYYIIFQSAIQFLLFLYALRLYNDISFFHVNDIVIMVITAISFANMVFLIYIIPFTVFHMIHRPWGMRENIIVISVDAVYIVLTVLYLVMHYDIVFFSILNAIFFADVIFCIVISLHSLKNIQERTTKNAVRVFMLLSAVFFPLIVLNSFFDNLFGAETMRYPFGMLSMPLYHLWWNLTLVIYLIYYLSKPKNRRIIHDFLKAHHITKREEDIIDLLIEGRTNKNISDLLSISPNTVNNHIANIYQKTKAKSRVDLMNLLS
- a CDS encoding ketoacyl-ACP synthase III; the encoded protein is MYEVIDGDRISASSPSQGSARMTFNVAIAGTGSFLPKKAIPNAELYSRVRNVDIARIREFCKKRDIPYESMSEAELFDLWVERVTGIVSRRHITADDALPEYAEVETMAAHAAREAIKDAVIGTDAIDYVIAATFTARTLIPNPACTLTNLLSIPKAGGITINTACSGFLDALIDAYAKIRAGIYRTVLVVSSEFISNILDFDDPTTAILFGDGAGACILTRSEKPGIDGVFSQARYSAEHITMRSGSRIIMGGGPLVQRNAVNAMFDAATAAAARSDRTLNDYDFIIPHQANGRIMSELAKKMAIPETKMPSVINTLGNMSCASIPVTLDRLRKGNLEGYSYKPGARILLTAVAGGYSIAGVSCTL
- a CDS encoding iron ABC transporter permease, with the translated sequence MNKTRYIILILIAAFLGVFLLWPLVTVFQKAFVDGKGFTLFYFAELITVWPRMRAVFTSVEIALLVTACSMLISFPLAFLVSRRSFIGRSLVSALVLIPIILPPFVGAVGMKLIFARFGALTALLMKLNIVQGPIDWLGAFPLLGVVLMESLHLFPILFLNMTAAFSTIDPTLEESAANMGAGPLSVFRRVTLPLAAPGLFAGTILVFIWSFTELGTPLVFGMRGVLPVMIYDSVSEIGTNPLGYAEVVVLLAVAIGGFLLSKAVAGGTVDTFGRISVSRKEQPLSRIGTVAAWAFLGVILIIALLPHISVVLLSISSRWFLTVVPSGFTFDHIRTAMTSPLAVSAMKNSFMLSIAATAVISIMGFLIAWLNVRARAKGAAVIDAIAMIPLAAPGIVLAFGYLGSFSGWKIIDPRVNPMILLAISYAIRRLPFMVRSAHAGLSQTSRTYEEAAANLGAPPWRVIRRVTIPLIFANLLAGGILCFAFSMLEVSDSMILAQSEQYYPITKAIYALSDGLEHGVNVASALGVWAMGLLASAMLLTAVLLGKKMGQMFRAG
- the gatB gene encoding Asp-tRNA(Asn)/Glu-tRNA(Gln) amidotransferase subunit GatB → MSYEAVIGLEVHVQLNTKSKIFCGCSTAFGAPPNTNTCPVCQGHPGVLPVLNEAVLTKAMKAALALECAVAEETRFDRKHYFYPDLPKAYQISQFDHPLCKKGKVHIKVAEADGSYEKDIGITRIHMEEDAGKLVHSEDGRPVSFVDLNRAGTPLIEIVSEPDMHTPEEAYHYLTELKKILLYIDVSDCNMEEGSLRCDANVSVRPKGETKLGTKAEIKNMNSFKNVRDALTYEIKRQIKAVEKGERIVQETRLWDANKGETRSMRSKEEAHDYRYFPDPDLSPQTITASMVEAVRTTLPELPLAKAARFKSAYGLSDVDIGVLTDGRAMAEYYENAVHAYPKQPKKIANWVMVEVNAILNERGIAVGDLIVKPEDIGGIIRLIDEGVISGKTAKDVFSEMIKTGETPGAIVDRKGLTQVSDTGALEVIIRKVITDNPNVVEEYKSGKEKSFGFLVGQAMKATKGQGNPQTINELLKKLLT
- a CDS encoding TOBE domain-containing protein → ADRIAVMKDGRISALGTPSELYRTPPDRFCAEFLGEANILDASVVTADAKAMTVSTGAGTLSAAARSSYSAGDAVHCLIRPEHIRTNDIGGANRIDCEVIATAFSGPTITVHLQAAAQRFKAVLINRDAYALTAGMRASFFIHPDDIILLAEKKER
- the rfbC gene encoding dTDP-4-dehydrorhamnose 3,5-epimerase, encoding MGTFTFTETPLPGAYMIVTKAFGDTRGSFRMTYVKEDFAVCGIASEYVQTNISVSKPKHTIRGMHFQLGDAAQDKLVRCLVGSILDVIIDIRPTSATYGRTFSVTLTDANETMLFVPKGFAHGFCTLVDDTQVMYQVSAAYTPSAEGGIRWDDAAFAINWPTKTPILSDKDAKYPDHKLR